Genomic DNA from Alistipes indistinctus YIT 12060:
TGCTGAGGTAGTCGTTCATATTCTGCGCACCGTACTTGCTGTAACCGCTGGTGGAGAAATTGACGCTCGCTGAAAAAGTCGTGTTGGGACGGAATTTGGGGTCCTGCTGGTGCGACCACGTCACCTTGAAATTGTTCTGATTGATGTAATCCGCATCCTCTTTTTCACCGATGATATCTTTCGAAAAACGAACGTCAAACGAGCCGCGATATTTGTAACGCTTGGCGTAACGAGACGCGATATCGGCCTCCCACGAACCCATCGTATAGATACCTCCGGTAATAGCCAAGTCGGCATAATCCTTGAACGACAGGTAATATCCCCCGTCGCGAAGGAAAAATCCTTTGACGACTTCCTCTCCATAGGATGGAATGATAAAACCTGATTTTCGCTCGTTCGACATCGGGAAGAAACCGAAAGGCAACCCGAGGAAATAGATCGGGACATCCTCCATCACCAGATAGGAAGGCCCGAAAACGGATTTTTTACCCGGAATGGTCTTCGATTTAGTCATCGCCATGTAGAAATGCGGGTCTTCGGCATCGCAAGTGGTGTACCGGCCGTTGGCGATGTTGATCGTATTGTCGGGCATCTTCTTCACCTTCATTCCCTTGAGGTATCCCTCCCCTTCCTGTGTCGCGACCCCTTTGATGCGCGCTTTTTTCGAATCGAGATTGTAGGTGATGGTATCCATCGTATAGGAAGTGCCGTTGTCGAGGAATTCGGGACGCGTCGCGGTAATCTTCACCGTATCCCCGGCCTCGGTCGGCTCTTTGAGTTGGACGGTGTCAGGACGCCCGTAAGCGTAGATCTCCTTGTTGTCCATGTTAATGCGCATGAAGTCGGCCTTCAAATTCATCTTCTGATACTTCACATCGCCTTTCTCGTAAATATATACGATCTTTTTTTGTACCTGATAGACCAGCGAGTCTTCGTTCTTACCCGAAATCACATCATCCAGAAAAGGCTTGTGGTAGACGGTATCCGCAGGACGGAGCAATGAATCGGGCACCACTCCCGGAAACAGGCCGTTCCGGCGCAGGGAATCGCTACGCACCAGGCTATCAGCACGCCGCAACGAATCGGCCCGCAGCAGACTGTCTTTCAGCTTGAGTGAGTCCGGAGACAGCAATGCTGCCGCTCCGGCAGCATTAACAGATATATTTTCAACGCTTTGACCGGCAGAAGGAGACTGTAGGGAAAGAGCCGGTTCCGCCTGCGCGAGGCTTCCCGTGCGGCTGAACACCGTCTGCGAAACCAGCACCATGACAAGGAGAGCGGAAACGATATATTTCGATTTTTTTATGTGCAATTCCCTACAAATATTTAACTTTGCACTATTCTATGCGGAGTCCCGCTTTTCCGCAGCAAAAATAGTTAAAAAAACAGAGTTCCCTAACGTTCGACGCAATGAAAGTTTCAAAACGCCGCCTTTTGGCGCTTCCGATACTTTACCTCGCCGCCCTGCTGTGTTACACCCCTTCCCCGGCCCAGACGGCCCGCGTCGGTATCCGCAAGGTGGTCATCGACCCCGGGCACGGCGGGCAGGACCCAGGATGCTCCTACAAACAATTCAAAGAGAAAGACATCGTCCTGAACGTGGCCTTGCGCCTGGGAGAGCTAATCAAAGATAATTTTTCCGACGTAGAGGTGATCTACACGCGTAAAACCGACGTCTTTATCCCGCTGTACGAACGCGGCAACATCGCGAACAAAGCCGGCGCCGACCTGTTCTTCTCGATCCATGTCAACGCGGCACGCAGCAGTGCGGCCGCCGGAACCGAAACATTCGTCATGGGTGTGGACAAGGCGGGACGCAACCTCGACATCGCGATGAAAGAGAACGACGTCATCACCTTTGAGGACGACTACTCAGCCAAATACCAGGGATATGTGCCCGGATCGTCCGAATCGTTCATCATTTTTTCCCTGATGCAGTACTCCTACCAAGGGCAGAGCCTCACGCTCGCCAATATGGTTCAACGGCAGTACGTGCGCAATACCGCAATGGGCAACCGCGGCGTCAAACAGGCCGGATTCCTCGTGCTGTGGAACGCAGCCATGCCGAGTATCCTCACCGAATTGGGCTTCATCTCCAACGCCGGCGACCGGGCATTGCTCACCACGCGCAGCGGCCAGGAGAAACTGGCGCGCTCTTTGTTCAACGCTTTCAGCGAGTACAAAGCCAAATCGGAAGGACACAGTTCGTGGCAGACGCTAAGTAACGCCTCCACAGCCGAAGACGAAGCGATGGACCGGACGGACGGCGATGCAACGGCAAACGGCACTGGCGGCAGCGCCTCTTCGGGGAATCCAAGCCCAGGATCATCGAATACTAACGGAAGCACTTCCTCCCCAGGAGTTTACCCAACACAGGACACCGCTCCGGGCACAAAAGTGGACTACCGCGTACAAATCATGACTTCGGATCGCAAAGTGCCGAAAAATTCATCGCGTTTCGGCCCGTACCGCGGTGAAGTAACGGAAATGATTACGGGCGGAGTGTACAAATATTACGTGGGGTGCGTGGCATCTTACAAAGAAGCGTTATCTTTGCAAAGCAAGTTGCGCAGCCAGTTCAAGGATGCTTTCGTCGTTCCGTTCCTCGGCGACAAACGCATTACGATTGCCGAAGCACGCCGCTTGGAATAATGCGGGGATAGCCCGATACGGACAGACAGGCCTGTTGACCGACCGGAATAAACCCGGACACAGACGGTGATATTCACTCAAAATTGACCCGTTACAGCGGACGGATACCACGCCCCGGAAACACCCGACCGAAAAGGACACGAAAACCGACAAATGAAAAACCGATGAAAAAACTGAGATTCAGCCGTGAATTCAAAATAGGCTTTTTCGGAGTAGCCATGCTCGCCCTGCTTTACTGGGGCGTCAATTTCCTCAAAAGCAAAGACCTCTTCACCTCGACACGCGACTATTATGCCGTCTACGATCAGGTCAACGGCCTGCAACCTTCGGCATCGATCGTCATCAAAGGCTTCAAGGTAGGTACCGTCAGCACCATGAGTTACGACCCCGAACAATCGCAGAATGTGGTCGTAGCCTTTGCGATCAGAGCGAAATACCCCATTCCGAAAGATTCGAAAGCACTCATTTTCAGCGACGGCATCATGGGCGGCAAAGCCATCGAAATCGTTCCGGGCTCCTCGCCGGAATTGCTCCAGCCGGGCGATACGCTTTACTCGGAGATCAACAAAGGTTTCCTCGAAACGGCAGGCAGCGAGTTCGAGTTTATCAAACAGCGAGCGAACGACGTCATTTCACGACTGACCGTTACGCTCGACAACCTCAATGCGATCCTGGCCGACAACCGCGCCGGACTGAATACGACGGTCAACAACATGGCCTCGATTACAGGCAACATCAATGATTTGATGGTTAGCGAAAAGGGTTCGTTGCGCAATATCATCGCCAACCTCAATTCTCTCTCGCAAACGCTCAAAAGCAAAGAGGGCCAAATCGGCCATATCCTGACCAACGTCGACAAGTTCACCGACTCGCTGAGCAAATCGCAGTTCCCGACCGCCATCGCAGAAATGACCGTAACGCTCAATCGGCTCAACACCACGCTCGACAAAGTCAACAACGGCGAAGGGACGGTAGGCAAATTCGTCAACGACCAGGCATTGTACGACTCGCTGGTCGATGCGTCCGCAAACCTTTCGGCGCTGCTTTACGACATCAAGGCGCATCCGAAACGCTACATCAATATTTCGGTCTTCGGGGGCGGCCGCAACCGGGATTAAATACCCTATGATTTACCCAGAAAATTTCGAATCCAAAATAGGCTTCGACCGCATCCGCAACCAGATTGCAGTGCTGTGTATCACTGACGGCGCGCGGGAAAAACTATCCGGACTGCACTTCAGCACTTCGCGCGAGGAGATCGTACGCCTGCTCGAAGAGACTTTCGAGATGCGCACGATTTTGATGCTCGAAAGCGATTTTCCGGAAAACAATTACGTCGATACCGCCCTTTTCCTCAAAAAAGCTGAAGTCACGGGAGCCTTCCTGGAGACCGGCGAAATCCTTACGCTACGCAAGGGCCTTACCGCCGCCTACGAACTGGTGCGGTTCTTCGGCAGCGATTCCGGAGCCAAATACCCGCGCCTGCGGGCACTGAGCCGCGACGTACAGGGATTCCCCGAAATCATCAACCACATCGACTCGATCATCGACCGCTTCGGCAAGGTCAAGGACAGTGCGTCGCCGGAACTCTACACCGTCCGCCGTTCGATCCGCGAGCGGGAAGGACAGATTTCGCGCCGCCTGCAACAGATCATGTCGCAGGCACAGGCCGCCGGGTTGGTCGATGCCGATGCATCGGTTTCGATCCGTGAAGGACGTGCCGTGATTCCGGTCAGCGCCGCAAATAAAAGAAAAATCAAAGGTTTCGTCCACGACGAATCGGCTACCGGCAAAACGGTTTATATCGAGCCTGTCGAGGTCGTCGAAATCAACAACGAGCTCAAAGAGCTGGAATACGAAGAGCGCCGTGAAGTGGTGCGCGTACTGGTGCGCTTCACCGAGATGCTGCGTCCCGAACTGCCGGGCATCGCGGCGTCGGGCGATTACCTCACGACGATGGACCTGATCCGGGCCAAAGCCCGTTTTGCACTCGACAACGACTGCACGATGCCGATCGTCGAGGAGGGCAGCTCGATCCTGCTGAAAAACGCACGACACACCCTGTTGGCGCAAACCCTGCGCAAAGAGGGCAAAAGTGTCGTTCCGCTCGATCTGGTACTCACCCCGCAA
This window encodes:
- a CDS encoding N-acetylmuramoyl-L-alanine amidase family protein, yielding MKVSKRRLLALPILYLAALLCYTPSPAQTARVGIRKVVIDPGHGGQDPGCSYKQFKEKDIVLNVALRLGELIKDNFSDVEVIYTRKTDVFIPLYERGNIANKAGADLFFSIHVNAARSSAAAGTETFVMGVDKAGRNLDIAMKENDVITFEDDYSAKYQGYVPGSSESFIIFSLMQYSYQGQSLTLANMVQRQYVRNTAMGNRGVKQAGFLVLWNAAMPSILTELGFISNAGDRALLTTRSGQEKLARSLFNAFSEYKAKSEGHSSWQTLSNASTAEDEAMDRTDGDATANGTGGSASSGNPSPGSSNTNGSTSSPGVYPTQDTAPGTKVDYRVQIMTSDRKVPKNSSRFGPYRGEVTEMITGGVYKYYVGCVASYKEALSLQSKLRSQFKDAFVVPFLGDKRITIAEARRLE
- a CDS encoding MlaD family protein, whose protein sequence is MKKLRFSREFKIGFFGVAMLALLYWGVNFLKSKDLFTSTRDYYAVYDQVNGLQPSASIVIKGFKVGTVSTMSYDPEQSQNVVVAFAIRAKYPIPKDSKALIFSDGIMGGKAIEIVPGSSPELLQPGDTLYSEINKGFLETAGSEFEFIKQRANDVISRLTVTLDNLNAILADNRAGLNTTVNNMASITGNINDLMVSEKGSLRNIIANLNSLSQTLKSKEGQIGHILTNVDKFTDSLSKSQFPTAIAEMTVTLNRLNTTLDKVNNGEGTVGKFVNDQALYDSLVDASANLSALLYDIKAHPKRYINISVFGGGRNRD